One window of the Candidatus Saccharibacteria bacterium genome contains the following:
- the uppS gene encoding di-trans,poly-cis-decaprenylcistransferase: MAKAKSQLNHIAFIVDGNRRWAVERGLSKLDGHKAGYERLKEIALACFDRGIAQVGAYIFSTENWNRQEAEVSYLMNLAYRIFTQDLEELNSKGVRIRFWGFRERLSAKLQQAIDETESKTAKNTAGTLNLCFNYGGQQEIVMAVKEIVDSKISADKVDEEVIKSHLFTHDTPAPDLIVRTSGEQRLSNFLLWDSAYSELNFVPAYWPDFDVAWLDNVIDDFNGRERRYGGGK; encoded by the coding sequence ATGGCCAAAGCCAAAAGCCAGCTAAACCATATTGCCTTTATTGTCGATGGTAACCGCCGTTGGGCAGTTGAGCGTGGATTGTCCAAGCTCGACGGCCACAAGGCTGGCTACGAACGCCTCAAAGAGATTGCCCTAGCCTGTTTTGATCGAGGTATTGCCCAGGTGGGTGCTTACATATTTTCGACCGAAAACTGGAACCGACAAGAAGCCGAGGTGTCATATTTAATGAACCTGGCTTATCGGATTTTTACTCAAGATCTCGAAGAGCTTAATAGCAAGGGCGTGCGAATCAGATTTTGGGGCTTTCGTGAGCGTTTGAGTGCGAAGCTGCAACAAGCCATCGACGAAACCGAGAGCAAAACTGCCAAAAACACTGCTGGCACGTTGAATCTGTGCTTTAACTATGGTGGTCAGCAAGAGATCGTAATGGCGGTTAAGGAGATTGTTGATTCCAAGATCAGCGCCGACAAAGTGGATGAAGAGGTAATAAAAAGCCACCTTTTTACTCACGATACACCCGCACCAGACCTAATAGTGCGAACTAGCGGCGAGCAACGGCTGAGTAACTTCTTGCTTTGGGACAGTGCCTACTCTGAGCTAAATTTTGTGCCGGCTTACTGGCCAGACTTCGATGTAGCCTGGCTCGATAATGTGATCGACGACTTTAATGGCCGCGAACGACGCTATGGTGGGGGCAAATGA
- the frr gene encoding ribosome recycling factor yields MNQQYLNAAETKMKAALEHLEGDLAGLRSGRANAGLVDSIKVEVYGQSMPIKGLATITTPDAKTIQIQPWDQANLSAIDKAIREHQALGLNPSSDGHTLRLNIPPMSEETRSQMVKLLGQKAEEANVSMRNGRHEVLNEAKSDSKAKKITEDDLIRVEKDLNSLIERYQGKVSEAVEVKEKELMAI; encoded by the coding sequence ATGAATCAACAGTACTTAAACGCTGCTGAAACCAAAATGAAGGCCGCCTTAGAGCACCTGGAAGGTGATCTAGCTGGGCTGCGCTCGGGCCGGGCTAATGCCGGCTTGGTGGACAGCATTAAGGTTGAGGTTTATGGCCAATCCATGCCCATTAAGGGTTTGGCTACGATCACCACGCCCGATGCCAAAACCATTCAAATTCAACCCTGGGATCAGGCTAATTTAAGTGCAATCGACAAGGCCATTCGTGAACACCAGGCCCTAGGGTTAAACCCGAGTAGCGATGGCCACACGCTGCGACTGAACATTCCGCCAATGAGCGAAGAAACTCGCTCACAAATGGTTAAGTTACTAGGTCAAAAAGCTGAAGAAGCCAATGTGAGTATGCGTAACGGGCGCCACGAAGTTTTGAATGAGGCTAAATCGGATTCCAAGGCCAAAAAAATTACCGAGGATGACCTAATTCGAGTTGAAAAGGATTTGAATTCTTTGATTGAACGTTATCAGGGCAAGGTTTCTGAGGCCGTTGAGGTCAAAGAAAAGGAGCTAATGGCTATCTAG
- the tsf gene encoding translation elongation factor Ts, translating into MADFSIDDVKKIREATGAGMMDAKAALEEAKGNYDKALEVLRLKGLAKAAKKADRAAENGVIESYIHGGKIGVLVEVACETDFVARTDDFKAFTHDLAMHIAAAEPVYLNQESVPEDVIEKEKEVIKKEVVASGKPAEHADKIVEGKLNKYYEAVCLSDQKFVKDPEQTIEQMRQALVAKLGENIVIRRFVRLSLGGDQPTLAV; encoded by the coding sequence ATGGCCGATTTTAGTATCGACGATGTAAAAAAGATTCGCGAAGCCACCGGGGCGGGCATGATGGATGCCAAAGCTGCACTCGAAGAAGCTAAGGGTAACTACGACAAGGCCCTCGAAGTTTTACGCCTCAAAGGCTTGGCCAAAGCCGCCAAAAAGGCTGATCGAGCGGCCGAAAATGGTGTAATTGAAAGCTACATTCATGGTGGCAAGATTGGTGTGCTAGTTGAAGTGGCTTGCGAAACCGACTTTGTAGCCCGCACCGACGACTTTAAAGCCTTTACTCACGATCTGGCCATGCACATAGCCGCTGCCGAGCCGGTCTACTTGAACCAAGAATCGGTGCCCGAAGATGTGATAGAGAAAGAAAAAGAAGTTATTAAAAAAGAGGTGGTGGCCAGCGGCAAACCAGCCGAGCACGCCGACAAAATTGTTGAGGGCAAGCTTAACAAATACTACGAGGCTGTCTGCTTAAGCGATCAAAAATTTGTAAAAGATCCTGAGCAAACCATCGAACAGATGCGCCAAGCTCTAGTGGCTAAGCTAGGTGAAAACATTGTGATTCGACGCTTTGTACGCCTAAGCCTTGGTGGCGACCAACCAACGCTTGCGGTATAA
- the rpsB gene encoding 30S ribosomal protein S2 has product MSEKTTAATKKAAPKTSTVKTAAAKPATKKTTTKIDPILRELLEAGAHFGHQTARWNPKMGEFIYTARGGVHILDLTKTAEALKSAEKFIEDVTKRGGNVLFVGTKRQAKDVLAKAAAGAEMPYVNQRWLGGMLTNLETIRKRVLRMKKLRSQQVENDFADMSKKDRSKNLKELENLEKIFGGVVDMDTVPAALFVVDMPREDIAIAEAHKLGIPVVAICDTNADPDRVEHPIPANDDAIKAVTLITTKIAEAARVGHEAYRAKAAKDADMEAAKVATKEEK; this is encoded by the coding sequence ATGAGCGAAAAAACAACTGCAGCTACTAAAAAAGCTGCGCCCAAAACGTCTACAGTCAAAACTGCTGCTGCAAAGCCAGCCACCAAAAAAACAACGACAAAGATTGACCCAATCTTGCGCGAGCTACTCGAGGCCGGGGCTCATTTTGGTCACCAAACGGCTCGCTGGAACCCCAAAATGGGTGAATTTATTTACACTGCTCGAGGCGGGGTGCACATTTTGGATCTCACCAAAACTGCCGAGGCTCTAAAGAGTGCCGAAAAGTTCATCGAAGACGTCACTAAACGTGGCGGCAACGTTTTATTTGTTGGCACCAAACGCCAGGCCAAAGATGTCTTGGCTAAAGCGGCCGCGGGTGCCGAGATGCCCTATGTAAATCAGCGCTGGCTGGGTGGCATGCTAACCAATCTAGAAACTATCCGCAAGCGCGTGTTGCGCATGAAGAAGTTGCGCTCTCAACAAGTCGAAAACGACTTTGCCGACATGAGCAAAAAAGACCGCTCTAAGAATCTAAAAGAGCTCGAAAATCTTGAAAAGATCTTTGGTGGCGTGGTCGACATGGACACCGTGCCAGCGGCACTGTTTGTAGTTGATATGCCGCGTGAGGACATTGCCATTGCCGAGGCTCACAAGCTAGGCATACCGGTGGTTGCTATTTGCGACACCAACGCTGATCCTGACCGAGTGGAGCACCCCATTCCAGCTAACGATGACGCCATTAAGGCCGTTACACTAATTACTACAAAAATTGCCGAGGCTGCCCGAGTTGGCCACGAGGCCTACAGGGCCAAAGCCGCCAAAGATGCAGATATGGAGGCCGCCAAAGTTGCTACAAAGGAGGAGAAGTAA
- a CDS encoding ABC transporter ATP-binding protein, producing MKEIWRIINFSRVLWRYYLAIAVFVLALSVLALVTPFLIKGLIDGLTTQLAGGKVQFSYFGRLLFGLLVVNVVITLLSNVNGYLGDNMAARLNNLLSERYFDHLLKLPIGFYDNEITGKITARLERSITGISTLMQTLSNNFIQFFLTTAITLAVIAWFSWPVAVLLAVIFPAYIWITHLSSTSWQKVQGKINTERDVSNGRFVESISQIRVIKSFVTEISELNFFSKKRRNIESLTRNQSNKWHRYDVARRLILNLVFVGIYVVIIWQAFTGRYGLGTVVLLITLVNQAEFPLFGSSFIVDALQRATADSRDYFEIMNTKAAITDEAGAKELKITKSQVEYRKVDFAYEKGQRVLTGISFTIKPGQKIALVGESGEGKSTIANLMLRFYETTGGQILIDGQDVNEVTQKSLRRNIGVVFQEPQLFSGTVRENVAYGQDDPAEKDMIEAAKAANAYGFIKKLPKGFDTEIGERGVKLSGGQKQRIAIARAIMKDPSILILDEATSSLDSKAEHEVQEALERLMKDRTTMIIAHRLSTIEHVDMIVGLKGGKVSQMGTPDQLAKQKGIYAELLTLQTIGAKDKRKAELKKYDLAG from the coding sequence ATGAAAGAAATCTGGCGAATAATTAACTTCTCACGCGTTCTTTGGCGCTACTACTTAGCAATTGCTGTTTTTGTGCTGGCACTGTCGGTTTTAGCCCTAGTAACACCGTTTTTAATTAAGGGCTTAATTGACGGTCTCACCACCCAGCTAGCTGGCGGCAAGGTGCAGTTTAGTTACTTCGGCAGGCTTCTATTTGGCCTGTTGGTTGTAAATGTTGTAATTACTCTACTTAGCAACGTTAACGGCTACTTGGGCGACAATATGGCTGCTAGGCTCAACAACCTACTCTCGGAGCGGTATTTTGATCACCTGCTCAAACTACCAATTGGTTTTTACGACAACGAAATTACTGGTAAGATCACAGCTCGCCTGGAGCGCTCAATTACCGGCATAAGCACATTAATGCAAACTCTTAGCAATAACTTTATACAGTTCTTTTTAACGACTGCTATCACCCTGGCCGTTATTGCCTGGTTTAGCTGGCCGGTGGCGGTGCTACTAGCGGTTATATTTCCAGCCTACATTTGGATAACCCACCTCAGCTCGACCTCTTGGCAAAAGGTGCAAGGCAAAATTAACACTGAGCGCGATGTTAGCAATGGCCGCTTTGTGGAGTCAATTAGCCAGATTAGAGTTATTAAGTCGTTTGTAACCGAAATTAGCGAGCTAAACTTCTTTAGCAAAAAGCGACGCAACATTGAGAGCCTCACCCGCAACCAGTCCAATAAATGGCACCGCTACGATGTGGCCCGCCGACTCATTCTAAATCTGGTGTTTGTGGGTATATACGTGGTTATAATCTGGCAGGCTTTTACCGGCCGCTATGGCCTGGGCACGGTGGTGCTGTTAATTACTTTAGTTAACCAGGCGGAGTTTCCGTTGTTTGGCTCTAGCTTTATTGTTGATGCTCTGCAGCGAGCTACAGCCGATAGCCGTGACTACTTCGAAATTATGAACACCAAAGCGGCAATTACCGACGAAGCAGGCGCCAAAGAGCTCAAGATTACTAAGTCGCAAGTTGAATATCGCAAGGTCGACTTTGCTTACGAAAAAGGTCAGCGAGTTTTAACCGGCATTAGCTTTACCATTAAGCCGGGTCAAAAGATTGCCCTGGTGGGCGAAAGCGGCGAGGGCAAGAGCACTATTGCCAATCTAATGCTGCGCTTTTACGAGACTACTGGTGGGCAAATATTAATTGATGGCCAAGATGTGAACGAGGTCACTCAAAAGAGCCTGCGCCGAAATATTGGCGTGGTCTTCCAGGAGCCCCAACTATTCAGCGGCACCGTGCGTGAGAACGTTGCCTATGGCCAAGACGACCCAGCCGAAAAAGATATGATTGAGGCTGCCAAGGCGGCCAATGCTTATGGTTTTATCAAGAAGCTGCCCAAGGGCTTTGATACCGAAATTGGAGAGCGCGGCGTTAAGCTGAGTGGCGGCCAAAAGCAACGCATTGCCATTGCTCGAGCGATTATGAAAGACCCATCAATTTTGATACTCGATGAGGCCACCAGTAGTCTTGATAGCAAAGCCGAGCATGAGGTGCAGGAGGCGCTGGAGCGGCTTATGAAAGACCGTACCACCATGATTATTGCCCACCGTCTGAGCACCATTGAGCATGTCGATATGATTGTGGGTCTCAAAGGCGGTAAGGTGTCGCAAATGGGCACACCCGATCAGTTGGCCAAGCAAAAAGGCATTTACGCCGAACTGCTAACCTTGCAAACCATTGGCGCCAAAGACAAGCGCAAGGCTGAGCTCAAGAAGTACGATTTAGCTGGATAG
- a CDS encoding MarR family transcriptional regulator — MQGRRLNKAQIELLYNLHKNRAMSVGEIAKSCSVTSSAATQLVEGMERCSLLVRSEDKQDRRVVKISLSRKGQDCYKDFHVKHIEVVDKLLSGVSVDELQTLIRIQDKIIQSKTTIGIK, encoded by the coding sequence ATGCAAGGGCGTCGACTCAACAAGGCTCAGATAGAGCTTCTGTACAACCTGCACAAGAACAGGGCTATGAGTGTTGGCGAGATTGCCAAAAGCTGCTCGGTTACTAGCAGCGCCGCCACCCAGCTGGTCGAGGGTATGGAAAGGTGTAGTCTTTTGGTTCGGTCTGAGGATAAACAAGACCGGCGAGTGGTAAAGATCTCATTGAGTCGCAAAGGCCAGGACTGTTATAAAGATTTTCATGTTAAGCACATAGAGGTGGTAGATAAGCTTTTGAGCGGTGTAAGTGTCGATGAGCTGCAGACTTTGATTCGAATTCAAGATAAAATAATACAAAGCAAAACCACCATAGGCATTAAGTAG